In Massilistercora timonensis, the following are encoded in one genomic region:
- a CDS encoding recombinase family protein, with amino-acid sequence MDAQEVMHMTDYSKITALYSRLSVGDEDRDGGESNSIQNQKIFLENYARGQHLTNIRHYIDDDESGRFFDRSAYSRMMDDVENGKIGVCIMKDLTRWGRDYLQVGNAMEIFRRNNVRFIAVNNGIDSEKPDTLEFAPFINIMSEWYAKDISKKVKTGIKTKGMSGKPIATEAPYGYVKSPDNKDFWIIDEEAAGVVRLIFRLFLDGKNRNQIAVYLTQAQIPTPTFYMKERGRGTCKNRALNEANRYKWNKATLTHILTRQEYCGDVVNFKTTKHFRDKRNHYVDRSQWQITENVHEPIIDRTDFETVQRILENAPVKRPNGDGEIHPLSGLLFCKDCGAKMHIRIDYRNGGKRHVAYCSEYHKGKAKNPKCNSPHIIDADLLMQTIAEVLKKIEDYSISNWAEFEALVKKNLAMQQTDKTKKQQKRIPQITTRLEQIDKVLNKLYEDNALGTIPQDRYEQMSQKYSEEYYALKAELAELQEQLSAFENAGGRAQKFLKLTERYAAFTDLTPAILNEFISRIEVHERDKKRAKQAIQHIGIYFNYIGKFENEVTQLTEPTEQEIRQMREEIEEAKKEKSRAYHRQYSREYRARNLEKQREYDRIKAREYRARRKAQTAAAQPAQ; translated from the coding sequence ATGGACGCACAGGAGGTTATGCACATGACTGATTATAGTAAAATTACAGCCCTTTACTCCCGCCTTTCCGTGGGCGACGAGGACAGGGACGGCGGTGAGAGTAACTCGATACAGAACCAAAAAATCTTTTTGGAGAACTACGCCAGAGGGCAGCACTTAACCAATATCCGGCACTACATTGACGATGACGAAAGCGGCAGATTTTTTGACCGTTCTGCCTACTCCCGCATGATGGACGATGTAGAGAACGGGAAAATCGGTGTCTGCATTATGAAAGACCTGACACGCTGGGGGCGTGACTATCTCCAAGTCGGCAATGCGATGGAGATATTCAGACGGAACAATGTGCGCTTTATCGCAGTCAACAACGGGATAGACAGCGAAAAGCCCGATACATTGGAGTTTGCGCCCTTTATCAACATCATGTCGGAGTGGTACGCAAAGGACATCAGCAAGAAAGTAAAGACCGGCATTAAGACGAAGGGCATGAGTGGAAAGCCGATTGCCACCGAAGCCCCCTATGGCTATGTCAAATCCCCGGACAACAAGGATTTTTGGATTATCGACGAGGAAGCCGCCGGAGTTGTTCGTTTGATTTTTCGCCTGTTTCTGGACGGAAAAAACCGAAACCAAATTGCCGTATATCTCACGCAGGCGCAAATCCCAACGCCCACATTCTACATGAAAGAGCGCGGGCGGGGAACCTGTAAAAACAGGGCGCTCAATGAGGCCAACCGCTATAAGTGGAACAAAGCCACCCTGACCCATATCCTCACACGGCAGGAGTATTGCGGTGATGTTGTCAACTTCAAGACCACAAAGCACTTCCGCGACAAGCGGAACCACTATGTAGACCGGAGCCAATGGCAGATAACCGAAAATGTGCATGAGCCGATTATTGACCGCACCGACTTTGAAACCGTACAGCGGATTTTGGAAAATGCGCCCGTCAAACGCCCCAACGGGGACGGGGAAATCCACCCTTTGTCGGGCTTGCTTTTCTGTAAGGATTGCGGTGCGAAAATGCACATTCGCATAGATTATCGGAATGGCGGCAAGCGTCATGTTGCCTATTGCAGCGAGTACCACAAGGGAAAAGCCAAAAACCCCAAATGCAATTCCCCGCACATCATTGACGCGGATTTGCTCATGCAGACCATCGCGGAAGTGCTGAAGAAAATCGAGGACTATTCTATCAGCAACTGGGCGGAATTTGAAGCCTTAGTGAAAAAGAACCTTGCCATGCAGCAGACCGACAAGACCAAGAAACAGCAGAAGCGTATCCCGCAAATCACGACGCGCCTTGAACAGATTGACAAGGTGCTGAACAAGCTCTATGAGGACAACGCCCTCGGCACGATCCCGCAAGACCGCTATGAGCAAATGTCGCAGAAGTATTCAGAAGAATACTATGCGCTGAAAGCGGAGCTTGCCGAGCTGCAAGAGCAGCTATCCGCTTTTGAGAACGCGGGCGGACGGGCGCAGAAGTTTTTGAAGCTGACGGAACGCTACGCTGCCTTTACCGACCTGACCCCCGCCATTCTCAACGAGTTTATCAGCCGGATTGAAGTGCATGAGCGCGACAAGAAAAGGGCAAAACAAGCCATTCAGCACATCGGGATATATTTCAACTATATCGGCAAATTTGAGAACGAAGTGACACAGCTTACAGAGCCAACGGAGCAGGAAATCCGGCAAATGCGGGAGGAAATCGAAGAAGCCAAAAAGGAAAAGAGCCGCGCCTATCACCGGCAGTATTCAAGGGAGTACCGGGCGCGAAACCTTGAAAAGCAGCGGGAGTATGACCGTATCAAGGCGCGGGAATACCGGGCAAGGAGAAAGGCGCAGACCGCCGCCGCACAGCCCGCACAGTAA
- a CDS encoding transposon-encoded TnpW family protein: MTEQNGTPTAPRNPDSIITTQRNGQTIVAELFFNHSSTETFRDKLLKTILADSSCLSASDGQEPEKSEILR; this comes from the coding sequence ATGACAGAACAGAACGGGACGCCCACCGCGCCCCGGAACCCCGACAGTATTATCACGACGCAGAGAAACGGGCAGACTATTGTTGCGGAGTTATTTTTCAATCACAGCAGCACAGAAACATTCCGCGACAAGCTGCTCAAGACGATACTTGCCGACAGTTCGTGTTTATCTGCGTCTGACGGTCAAGAGCCGGAAAAATCGGAAATCTTGCGATAA